The following nucleotide sequence is from Streptomyces sp. NBC_00237.
GGCGGGGACGACGGACCAGGGGAGGGTGCGGCTGTACCCCTGCAGCTCAGCCGTCGTCTCGTGGAGGCGGGTCTGCGCGTCGAGGAGGTCCTGCGGGAACGTGAAGGAGGCCATGCTCGAATGATACGTCTGTTCGATTACCGGTGCGCGGAGGCACCCCGACAGGTCACCCGGACGAGTCCCCGTCGACTGTCAGTGCCCGCCGATACCCTGGCAGCACACACTCCCTAGTACAGGGGATTGCTGCTGCTGGACCGCCCTGCCCGGGACTGCGCCTGGGTGGGGCGGTTGCAGAAGGAGGAGCCGTGCCCATCCAGCTCATCCCGATCCTTGTTGCCGAGACCGCTTACGCCATCATCTGCGTCTTCTACGGTGCGCGACCTGGGGCATCCATGTGGCTGAGGTGGCCGCTCATCGTGTGGGCCCGGATGGCATACGGTCCGCCGCCCGCAAAGCCCCTCCCGCGCCCTAACTACGCGAAGATCCTCCAGCTTGAGCGCGAGCTCGGCATGTCCGATGAGCAACCCATGCGCGCCGAGAAGGTCTGTCTGGTGAAGGGCTGCCGCGACGAGGACGTCCTCGAGTTCCGCAGCTGGACTGGGACACTGCTCGTCCGCGTACACGAACACTGAGGAGACCCGTGAGCGACGACCTGGTGGACTTCCTGAGGGCTCGCCTCGACGCGATCCAACGCCGCGAAGAGGGGCAGCGGTCCATCTCCGGCAACCTCGGCTTCGACTGGACCCAGTACGGCGGCGACGATGACTACGTCCTGATCGGCAAGGACGAGCGCGTGCCTGTGGACGAGTTCTACGAGCGGTACGGGGAATCTGCCGCCGACCCGCAGGTCCTCGCCGACGTCGACGCCAAGCGGCGGATCGTGGACGGCATCGCCGACGCTGACCCGCACGGTGCACACATCACCGGGATGTTCACCGCCTGGGATGTGCTCCGCCTGCTCGCGCTCCCCTTCGCCGACCACCCGGATTACCAGCCCGAGTGGCGCCCGAGCTAAGCCGCCTCCACCAGCTCCGCGCGCACCGCGTCCGCCCACTCCACCAGCAGCTCCTGATACCGGGCCTCCTGCGCAGGCGACAGGGAGCCGTCGGAGGCGTACTGCCACAGGCTGCGGATCTCCGCGTTCACCGCGGCAGCAGCGCGCGCGGGAGTACGGCGGGGAGAGGTTGGGGGCATGGATCAAGCGTAGGGGTCGGCACTGACAATCGCCTCGGCCTCGGCCAGGGCCACGTCCCACGGATACGTGCCAGGCTTGCCCTTGCCCGGTTCGTTCGGCATGAAGCCACCCTCGCCGTACAACACCCGCACCCCGGCGTCCCGCAGCGTCTCGACAGTCCGCTCGAACTGCGGATGCTTCACGTAGGCCGCGTTCACGCACGGCATCGCCACCAGCGGGATCCCCTTACCGATGCCCTCCGCGACAACCCCCGTAACCCATGAGGAAGTCAGCCCGAGCGCCCACGCGTTCGCCGAGTTGAACGACATCGGCGCGAACAAGATTACGTCCGCCTTCGGCCACACATCCGGCTGACCGGGCAGCTTGTACTCGCTCCGCACCGGCCCGCCCGTCAGACGCTCCAGCTCCGTCAGCTGCGGCTTCAGCCACCGGGCCGCCGTTGGCGTCAACCCGAGCCGGACCCCCCACCCGCGGGACTGCGCATCCTCGATCACCCGCGCCACGTCGAACACGGGCGGGGCAGCAGAACAGAACAGGTACAGGAGAGTCATACGGCCATCCCACCCCAGGCCAGACAGGCATGCAACTGCCCCCAACCCACAACGGATCAGGGGCAGAAGCGGGACCCCAACCGGGAATCCGGGCACTACCGTTCCAGATGACGAGTCAGGAACGGAGCCCATTATGCCCAGACTGGACGACGAGCACACGGGTGCCCGCATTGCCACCCAACGCAAACTCGCCGGGCTGACACAACGGGGACTTGCCCAGCGCATCCCCTACTCGTACAGCCTGCTGCACCAGGTAGAGGCCGGGCACAAGCCCGCCAGCCCCGACCTCGTGTCCGCCGTCTCCAGGGCCCTGCACATCGACGTCACCGCCCTGACAGGACAGCCCTACATGACCGAGCTCCAGCAAGACCGGCTCGCTGAACTCATCCGGCCCATCCGTGAATCCCTCGACCTGTATGACCTCGGCGCCGACCCGGACCTGCGGCCGAGGAGCACCGCCGACCTCGTCGCTGCAGCTGACGATCTGTGCCTTCAGGTCCGGGCGACACAGCTGCACAAGGCCGCCACCGCCCTGCCAGGGCTGATCACCGAACTCACCAGCGCAGCGCATGCGGCGCAGTCGACCGAGCTGTGGCAGGCTCTCTGCTCGACGTACCGCACAGCCCATGACGTCACCGTCAAGCTCGGCTTCTTCGACTTGTCCGGGGTGGCGCTGGCTAGGATGGACTGGGCGTCGCAGCTAGCGTCCGACCCGCTGCTCGCCGCGGTCCGTCAGTACATGCGGGCGCTCGTCTATTTCCGCGAGGGCGAGCACACGATCGGGCTGCGGCTCATCGCTGCTGGCCACCGCGTCCTCGATCAGGCCGACGGGGGCGTGGAAGCGCAGGCTGTCCGCGGGCAGCTCCACCTGGGAGCTACGGTCATCGGCGCCCGAGCCCAGGACGAGGACACGGTCGCTGACCACCTGGCGGAGGCCCGTCGGCTGGCTGACGAGACCGGCGAGGCCGGCCACGTGCACTGGCTCAGCTTCGGGCCCACCAATGTCGACCTGCACGAGGTGTCGGCGCAAGTCGAGCTGCGTGAGTACGGGCAGGCTCTGGACAAAGCCGACACCGTGCACATGCCTGCAGGGTGGGCCACCTCCCGGCGGGCCCACTTCCACATTGATCTCGCACGCGCCGAGATGGAAACCGGCCGCACCGACGCCGCACTCCAGGACCTGGTGACAGCCCGGCGCATGGCCCCGCAGCAGACGCGTTACCACCCTGGGGCGCGCGAGACCATCAAGGGACTTGTCCACATGCGGCGCACCACTCCCGACACCCTCGACAGCATGGCCGCCTGGATCGGCCTTTAGGAGGTGTCACACCTCATCCCGAGAGTGTCACT
It contains:
- a CDS encoding helix-turn-helix domain-containing protein, which produces MPRLDDEHTGARIATQRKLAGLTQRGLAQRIPYSYSLLHQVEAGHKPASPDLVSAVSRALHIDVTALTGQPYMTELQQDRLAELIRPIRESLDLYDLGADPDLRPRSTADLVAAADDLCLQVRATQLHKAATALPGLITELTSAAHAAQSTELWQALCSTYRTAHDVTVKLGFFDLSGVALARMDWASQLASDPLLAAVRQYMRALVYFREGEHTIGLRLIAAGHRVLDQADGGVEAQAVRGQLHLGATVIGARAQDEDTVADHLAEARRLADETGEAGHVHWLSFGPTNVDLHEVSAQVELREYGQALDKADTVHMPAGWATSRRAHFHIDLARAEMETGRTDAALQDLVTARRMAPQQTRYHPGARETIKGLVHMRRTTPDTLDSMAAWIGL
- a CDS encoding DUF6221 family protein, whose protein sequence is MSDDLVDFLRARLDAIQRREEGQRSISGNLGFDWTQYGGDDDYVLIGKDERVPVDEFYERYGESAADPQVLADVDAKRRIVDGIADADPHGAHITGMFTAWDVLRLLALPFADHPDYQPEWRPS
- a CDS encoding flavoprotein produces the protein MTLLYLFCSAAPPVFDVARVIEDAQSRGWGVRLGLTPTAARWLKPQLTELERLTGGPVRSEYKLPGQPDVWPKADVILFAPMSFNSANAWALGLTSSWVTGVVAEGIGKGIPLVAMPCVNAAYVKHPQFERTVETLRDAGVRVLYGEGGFMPNEPGKGKPGTYPWDVALAEAEAIVSADPYA